A portion of the Candidatus Saccharibacteria bacterium genome contains these proteins:
- the mrdA gene encoding penicillin-binding protein 2 has product MGKINIFGEHYDQGRDYQSSSFQQKINDSELWSSQLLAGSSEQRIEQEVDKKFFKLLFVPVLLVGALYIGQLFNLQFIEAKDLDFLAQTNRLRSQLIRAPRGIIFDRNNQPLLKNTSEYQLVLNPSLLDDDPDKLETDLGLISQIIELDYQAKLDQIQSKLRQRETIVIADNIDKDQAISLQEIETKLTGFGVEIRPSREYLYPEQFAHILGYTGRVTAEDLEDSDQYQVTDIIGKLGLEQEFNQTLSGQDGKIQFEVDASGKPIRFRPSQEPVDGGDLVTTLDLGLQEKAYQVIEKYSQKAGSNRGSMMAINPNTGEVLAAVNYPSYDNNLFDQGISQTDYDKLVLDQNNPLFNRLMGGSYPVGSIIKPLISLAGLESGVIDQNTTYNDTGSLLIENVYDPSIVYQFKGWNPAGLGPVNVVRALALSSDIFYYIVGGGYKELVGLGGEALTSWYQKFGLGQLTGVNIPGESPGSLPTPDKWAKAGRDWLLGDSYNISIGQGELLATPLQMLYATASIFAGGKFYQPNFVKSIGGQTLEPKLIQEGLYSEANRQLVLEGMRQAASSIGTTGSIFSNLPFGVAGKTGTAETSTESGDVNQNRSKAHAWFTIGAPDIDTQIVMIVMIENAGEGSQFAAPAAQEILSWWADNRYPY; this is encoded by the coding sequence ATGGGGAAAATAAATATCTTTGGTGAGCATTATGATCAGGGACGAGATTATCAGTCTAGTAGTTTTCAACAAAAGATCAATGATAGTGAGCTTTGGTCAAGTCAGCTACTTGCTGGTAGCTCCGAACAAAGGATTGAGCAAGAAGTAGATAAGAAATTTTTTAAGTTATTATTTGTTCCGGTGCTATTAGTTGGAGCTCTGTATATTGGACAGTTGTTTAATTTGCAGTTTATTGAAGCCAAGGATTTGGATTTTTTAGCTCAAACTAATAGATTGAGAAGTCAATTGATACGAGCACCGAGAGGTATTATTTTTGATCGTAATAATCAACCATTACTCAAAAATACCTCAGAATATCAGTTGGTACTTAATCCAAGTTTATTAGACGATGACCCTGATAAGCTAGAAACTGATCTTGGTCTGATCAGTCAAATCATCGAACTTGATTATCAGGCAAAGCTTGATCAGATACAGTCTAAATTGCGCCAGAGAGAGACTATTGTAATAGCTGATAATATCGACAAAGATCAAGCTATTTCATTACAGGAAATTGAGACTAAGTTGACCGGATTCGGAGTTGAAATTAGGCCTAGTCGTGAATACCTCTATCCTGAACAGTTTGCTCATATCCTAGGGTATACTGGTAGAGTTACAGCTGAAGATCTTGAGGATAGTGATCAGTATCAAGTGACTGACATTATTGGCAAGTTGGGTCTGGAGCAAGAGTTTAATCAAACACTTTCTGGACAGGATGGAAAGATACAGTTTGAGGTGGATGCCTCAGGCAAACCAATTCGGTTCCGTCCCAGCCAAGAGCCAGTAGATGGAGGTGACTTGGTAACAACTCTTGATCTAGGGTTGCAGGAAAAAGCCTATCAAGTGATAGAGAAATATAGTCAAAAGGCTGGTAGCAATCGAGGAAGTATGATGGCTATTAATCCGAATACGGGAGAGGTTTTGGCTGCTGTCAATTATCCTAGCTATGATAATAATCTTTTTGATCAAGGGATTAGCCAGACAGATTATGATAAGTTGGTTTTAGATCAAAATAATCCACTGTTTAATAGGTTGATGGGGGGAAGTTATCCAGTTGGGTCTATTATTAAGCCACTCATTTCACTCGCTGGGCTAGAGTCTGGTGTAATAGATCAAAATACTACCTATAATGATACTGGTTCATTATTGATAGAGAATGTTTATGATCCAAGTATAGTCTACCAATTCAAGGGGTGGAATCCAGCTGGGTTGGGACCTGTCAATGTTGTCAGAGCTTTGGCTCTTAGTAGTGATATATTTTATTATATTGTCGGTGGAGGATATAAGGAGTTGGTTGGTCTTGGTGGGGAGGCATTGACTAGCTGGTATCAAAAATTTGGCTTAGGTCAACTGACAGGGGTGAATATACCTGGTGAATCACCTGGTAGTTTGCCGACGCCAGATAAATGGGCTAAAGCTGGACGGGATTGGCTACTTGGAGATAGTTATAATATTAGTATTGGTCAGGGTGAACTTCTAGCAACACCATTGCAGATGCTATATGCTACTGCTTCAATATTTGCAGGGGGAAAATTTTATCAGCCGAATTTTGTTAAGTCGATTGGTGGTCAGACACTAGAACCAAAACTAATTCAGGAGGGATTGTATAGTGAGGCAAATCGACAATTAGTACTTGAGGGGATGCGCCAGGCAGCCTCATCAATTGGTACTACCGGCTCCATATTTTCCAATTTACCTTTTGGGGTAGCTGGCAAAACTGGTACTGCTGAGACTAGTACAGAGTCAGGGGATGTCAATCAAAATCGTTCAAAGGCTCATGCTTGGTTTACAATTGGGGCACCAGATATAGACACACAAATTGTAATGATAGTGATGATCGAAAATGCTGGAGAAGGGTCACAGTTTGCGGCACCAGCTGCCCAGGAAATTCTTAGCTGGTGGGCTGATAATCGATACCCATATTAG
- the mreD gene encoding rod shape-determining protein MreD, translated as MKILLFVIGILISLIQVNWPSLIPIQPQLVIIFILILTLRFSLSSLVWYCLVFGIILDLNSPWNIGISTPFLILICLVAGFGLRIANNPNQNFSLILLVIASSLLYQLITVVYASDLSLIGGVDYLRVLINLISDFLLIGLILSLRSFWISNQNHRRWSWGK; from the coding sequence GTGAAGATATTATTATTTGTGATAGGCATACTGATTAGCCTGATTCAAGTTAATTGGCCTAGTCTAATCCCTATCCAACCCCAATTGGTGATCATATTTATTTTGATACTCACGTTGCGTTTTAGTTTAAGTAGTTTAGTTTGGTATTGTCTAGTATTTGGTATAATTCTAGATCTTAATAGTCCTTGGAATATCGGGATATCAACACCATTTTTGATTTTGATTTGTCTTGTTGCGGGTTTTGGTCTAAGAATTGCCAATAATCCCAATCAGAATTTTAGCTTGATATTACTCGTTATTGCCTCCAGTCTGTTGTACCAACTAATAACAGTAGTCTATGCTAGTGATTTGAGTCTAATTGGGGGGGTTGATTATCTTAGGGTTTTGATCAATTTAATATCAGATTTTTTATTGATTGGATTGATATTGTCATTACGCAGTTTTTGGATTAGTAACCAAAATCATCGGAGATGGTCATGGGGAAAATAA